A window of the Synechococcus sp. M16.1 genome harbors these coding sequences:
- a CDS encoding DNA-directed RNA polymerase subunit beta': protein MTSSSKSRKSKSSKASKAAKEAPVSASRPLSKTPPPFRNQVIDKRALKQLVAWSYKNHGTAVTSAMADNLKDLGFKYATQAAVSISVDDLKVPEAKKDLLGQAEEQITATEERYRLGEITEVERHTKVIDTWTETNERLVDAVKKNFDENAPLNSVWMMANSGARGNMSQVRQLVGMRGLMANPQGEIIDLPIRTNFREGLTVTEYVISSYGARKGLVDTALRTADSGYLTRRLVDVAQDVIVREDDCGTTRHIVVDAEDGKFGSRLVGRLTAAQVVNADGEVLAERDTEIDPPLSKAFEAAGVKAVSVRSPLTCEANRSVCRKCYGWALAHNELVDLGEAVGIIAAQSIGEPGTQLTMRTFHTGGVSTAETGVVRSKVAGTVEFGSKARVRPYRTPHGVNAQQAEVDFNLTIKPSGKGKAQKIEITNGSLLFVDNGADIDADVTVAQIAAGAVKKSVEKATKDVICDLAGQVRYEEAIQPREVTDRQGNITLKAQRLGRMWVLSGDVYNLPPNAQPVVSSETQVTEGQVLAEASQRSEYGGEVRLRDSIGDSREVQIVTTAMTLKDFKLLEESTHSGEIWNLEAKDGTRYRLNTIPGSKIGSGEVIAELADDRFRTGTGGLVKFAPGLAIKKARSAKNGYEVNKGGTLLWIPQETHEINKDISLLMITDGQWIEAGTEVVKDIFSQTAGIVTVTQKNDILREIIVRSGEFHLCTDAKALERFEGDGQMVNPGEDIAKGLSVDTMKYVQTVETPEGKGLLLRPVEEYTIPNEAQLPELSHVKQANGPHLGIKATQRLAFKDNELIKSVEGVELLKTQLLLETFDTTPQMTVDVEKAPDKRAKTISRLRLVILESILVRRDTMSDSSHGSTHTELQVEDGVSVKAGDVVATTQILCKQAGLAQLPEATEADPVRRMIVERPEDTTTLSTSGKPVVSVGQRIVDGDALADGETATCCGEIEAVSGNSVTLRLGRPYMVSPDSVLHVRDGDLVQRGDGLALLVFERQKTGDIVQGLPRIEELLEARRPRESAILCKKPGTVEIKQGEDDESLAVNVIESDDAIGEYPILLGRNIMVSDGQQVTAGELLTDGPINPHELLECYFEDLRSRKPLMEAAQEAIANLQHRLVTEVQNVYKSQGVSIDDKHIEVIVRQMTSKVRVEDAGDTTLLPGELIELRQVEDTNQAMAITGGAPAEFTPVLLGITKASLNTDSFISAASFQETTRVLTEAAIEGKSDWLRGLKENVIIGRLIPAGTGFSGFEEELQKEAGPHPDILSEDPAGYRRMQNLRPDYTVDMPPAASASAVLDDPSDADLEATRTRHNIDPSASNFAAFTRPDADNELKEEQVVDAEAVEGLQEEGLLSDE from the coding sequence ATGACCTCGTCCTCGAAATCCCGCAAGTCCAAATCCAGCAAGGCCTCCAAGGCCGCCAAAGAGGCTCCCGTGAGCGCATCGCGTCCGCTCTCGAAGACCCCACCGCCGTTCCGCAACCAGGTCATCGACAAGCGGGCCCTCAAGCAGCTCGTCGCCTGGTCCTACAAGAACCACGGCACTGCGGTGACGTCGGCCATGGCCGACAACCTCAAGGATCTCGGCTTCAAGTACGCCACCCAGGCGGCTGTGTCGATCTCCGTCGACGACCTCAAGGTGCCCGAGGCGAAGAAGGATTTGCTGGGCCAGGCCGAGGAACAGATCACGGCCACCGAGGAGCGCTATCGCCTTGGTGAAATCACCGAGGTGGAGCGTCACACCAAGGTGATCGACACCTGGACCGAGACCAACGAGCGTCTGGTGGATGCCGTCAAAAAGAACTTTGACGAGAACGCACCGCTGAACTCGGTGTGGATGATGGCCAACTCCGGCGCCCGGGGAAACATGTCCCAGGTGCGTCAGCTGGTGGGCATGCGCGGCCTGATGGCCAACCCGCAGGGTGAAATCATCGACCTTCCGATCCGCACCAACTTCCGTGAGGGTCTGACGGTCACCGAGTACGTCATCTCCTCCTATGGCGCCCGGAAGGGTCTGGTGGATACGGCGCTGCGCACCGCCGACTCCGGTTACCTCACCCGTCGTCTGGTGGACGTTGCCCAGGATGTGATCGTCCGTGAGGACGACTGCGGCACGACCCGCCACATCGTGGTGGACGCTGAGGACGGCAAATTCGGCAGCCGGCTTGTGGGTCGCCTGACCGCTGCCCAGGTGGTGAATGCCGATGGCGAGGTGCTGGCTGAGCGCGACACCGAAATCGATCCGCCGCTGTCCAAGGCCTTCGAGGCCGCTGGCGTCAAGGCCGTGAGTGTGCGTTCGCCGCTCACCTGTGAAGCCAACCGTTCCGTCTGCCGTAAGTGCTACGGCTGGGCACTGGCCCACAACGAACTGGTCGACCTGGGCGAAGCCGTCGGCATCATCGCGGCCCAGTCGATCGGTGAGCCCGGAACCCAGCTCACCATGCGGACCTTCCACACCGGTGGTGTGTCCACCGCTGAGACCGGTGTGGTTCGCTCCAAGGTGGCGGGCACCGTCGAGTTCGGCAGCAAGGCGCGGGTGCGTCCCTACCGCACCCCCCACGGTGTGAACGCCCAACAGGCTGAGGTTGATTTCAACCTCACGATCAAGCCGTCCGGCAAGGGCAAGGCCCAGAAGATCGAGATCACCAACGGCTCCCTGCTGTTCGTCGACAACGGTGCTGACATCGATGCCGACGTCACGGTGGCGCAGATCGCCGCTGGTGCGGTCAAGAAGAGTGTGGAGAAGGCCACCAAGGACGTGATCTGCGACCTGGCTGGCCAGGTGCGTTACGAGGAGGCGATCCAGCCCCGTGAGGTCACCGACCGCCAGGGCAACATCACCCTGAAGGCCCAGCGTCTTGGCCGGATGTGGGTGCTTTCCGGCGACGTCTACAACCTGCCGCCCAACGCTCAGCCCGTGGTCAGCAGTGAGACCCAGGTCACTGAGGGTCAGGTGCTGGCGGAAGCCAGCCAGCGGAGTGAGTACGGCGGTGAAGTGCGCCTGCGCGACTCCATCGGTGATTCCCGTGAGGTGCAGATCGTCACCACGGCGATGACCCTCAAGGACTTCAAACTGTTGGAGGAGTCCACCCACTCCGGGGAGATCTGGAACCTCGAGGCCAAAGACGGCACCCGTTACCGCCTCAACACCATTCCCGGCAGCAAGATCGGTTCCGGTGAGGTCATCGCTGAACTGGCGGATGACCGCTTCCGCACCGGCACCGGTGGTCTGGTCAAGTTCGCCCCTGGTCTGGCGATCAAGAAGGCCCGTTCTGCCAAGAACGGTTACGAGGTCAACAAGGGCGGCACCCTGCTGTGGATCCCCCAGGAGACCCACGAAATCAACAAGGACATCTCCCTGTTGATGATCACCGACGGTCAGTGGATCGAGGCCGGCACCGAGGTTGTCAAAGACATCTTCAGCCAGACCGCGGGCATCGTCACCGTCACCCAGAAGAACGACATCCTGCGCGAAATCATCGTCCGCAGTGGTGAGTTCCACCTCTGCACCGATGCCAAGGCGCTGGAGCGTTTCGAGGGTGATGGCCAGATGGTCAACCCCGGCGAGGACATCGCCAAGGGGCTCTCCGTTGACACGATGAAGTACGTGCAGACGGTGGAGACCCCCGAAGGCAAGGGTCTGCTGCTGCGTCCGGTTGAGGAATACACCATTCCCAACGAGGCCCAGCTGCCTGAGCTGTCCCATGTGAAGCAGGCCAATGGCCCTCACCTCGGCATCAAGGCCACCCAGCGTCTGGCGTTCAAGGACAACGAACTGATCAAGTCCGTTGAAGGTGTTGAGCTGCTCAAGACCCAGCTGCTGCTCGAGACCTTCGACACCACCCCGCAGATGACGGTGGATGTGGAGAAGGCTCCTGACAAGCGGGCCAAGACTATTTCCCGTCTGCGCCTTGTGATCCTCGAGTCGATCCTGGTGCGTCGCGACACCATGTCCGACTCCAGCCACGGCTCAACCCACACCGAGCTGCAGGTCGAAGATGGCGTGTCTGTGAAGGCTGGCGATGTCGTCGCCACCACGCAGATCCTCTGCAAGCAGGCCGGTCTGGCGCAGTTGCCTGAAGCCACGGAAGCCGACCCGGTGCGTCGGATGATCGTGGAACGCCCCGAAGACACCACCACCCTGAGCACCTCCGGCAAGCCGGTGGTGAGCGTCGGTCAGCGGATTGTCGATGGTGATGCCCTTGCCGACGGCGAAACCGCCACCTGCTGTGGTGAGATCGAGGCCGTCAGCGGCAACAGCGTCACCCTGCGTCTGGGACGTCCCTACATGGTGTCGCCCGACTCCGTCCTGCACGTGCGTGATGGAGATCTGGTGCAGCGCGGTGATGGCCTGGCACTGCTGGTGTTCGAACGCCAGAAGACCGGTGACATCGTTCAGGGTCTGCCCCGAATCGAGGAATTGCTGGAGGCCCGTCGCCCCCGTGAATCCGCGATTCTCTGCAAGAAGCCTGGCACCGTTGAGATCAAGCAGGGTGAAGACGACGAGTCCCTCGCCGTCAACGTGATCGAATCCGATGACGCCATCGGTGAATATCCGATCCTGCTCGGCCGCAACATCATGGTGAGCGATGGCCAACAGGTCACCGCTGGTGAACTGCTGACCGATGGCCCGATCAACCCCCACGAGTTGCTCGAGTGCTACTTCGAAGATCTGCGCAGCCGCAAGCCTCTGATGGAGGCCGCCCAGGAGGCGATCGCCAACCTGCAGCACCGTCTGGTGACTGAGGTTCAGAACGTCTACAAGTCCCAGGGCGTCTCGATTGACGACAAGCACATCGAGGTGATCGTCCGTCAGATGACCAGCAAGGTGCGGGTTGAAGATGCCGGCGACACCACCCTGTTGCCCGGTGAGCTGATCGAACTGCGTCAGGTGGAAGACACCAACCAGGCCATGGCGATCACCGGTGGCGCTCCCGCCGAGTTCACCCCGGTTCTGCTGGGTATCACCAAGGCGTCGCTCAACACCGACAGCTTCATCTCCGCCGCCTCCTTCCAGGAGACGACCCGGGTGCTCACCGAAGCCGCCATCGAGGGCAAGAGCGACTGGCTGCGTGGTCTCAAGGAGAACGTGATCATCGGTCGCCTGATTCCTGCAGGTACCGGCTTCAGCGGCTTCGAAGAGGAGCTGCAGAAGGAGGCTGGCCCCCACCCCGACATCCTTTCGGAGGATCCAGCCGGCTACCGCCGCATGCAGAACCTGCGTCCCGACTACACCGTCGACATGCCCCCTGCGGCCAGCGCCAGTGCGGTGCTGGATGACCCCAGTGACGCCGACCTCGAGGCCACCCGCACCCGCCACAACATCGACCCCTCGGCGAGTAATTTCGCCGCGTTCACCCGTCCGGACGCCGACAATGAGCTGAAGGAAGAGCAGGTGGTCGATGCTGAAGCCGTTGAGGGTCTTCAGGAAGAGGGCCTGCTCTCTGACGAATGA